From Pseudobdellovibrio exovorus JSS, a single genomic window includes:
- a CDS encoding DUF1365 domain-containing protein, translating to MSSVQEQIFFLESLVYHSRQETQPNSFQYPVLNILFDVTREAELKQKLKHQFGWLLSFKSSDYLSLDKKSPQSLAEEIHQFVKSRFDYEAESVYLQTLPRMWGYVFNPVSFWYFFRGQKLDAVLCEVNNTFGEKHYYWLHQQGADLNKEKLKAQKEFHVSPFFDVQGIYEFCFVLDKQRISSHIKLLQHDGKLRLNTWIKGEKKSLESLSRLQLLLRYGWMTPLVVLRIHYQALRLWFKKVQFYTKPQKPQNEVTRNK from the coding sequence ATGAGTTCCGTGCAGGAGCAGATATTTTTTTTAGAGAGCCTTGTTTATCACTCAAGACAAGAGACTCAGCCCAACAGCTTTCAGTATCCGGTTTTAAATATTCTTTTTGATGTTACACGTGAAGCCGAACTAAAACAGAAGCTTAAACATCAGTTTGGATGGCTACTGAGTTTTAAATCCTCAGATTACTTGTCGCTGGATAAAAAATCACCTCAGAGTTTAGCGGAAGAAATTCATCAGTTTGTAAAAAGTCGTTTCGATTACGAAGCCGAGTCGGTTTATTTGCAAACTCTACCTCGAATGTGGGGTTATGTTTTTAATCCCGTAAGTTTTTGGTATTTCTTTCGTGGGCAAAAGCTGGATGCCGTTTTGTGTGAAGTGAATAACACCTTCGGTGAAAAACACTATTATTGGTTGCATCAGCAAGGCGCGGACCTAAATAAAGAAAAATTAAAGGCGCAAAAAGAATTTCATGTTTCCCCATTTTTTGATGTTCAGGGGATCTATGAATTCTGTTTTGTTTTAGATAAACAGCGTATTTCATCCCACATCAAGCTGTTGCAGCACGATGGGAAATTAAGACTGAATACGTGGATCAAAGGTGAAAAAAAATCGCTTGAAAGTTTAAGTCGTTTGCAACTGTTGCTTCGCTATGGATGGATGACTCCATTGGTGGTTTTGCGGATTCACTATCAAGCTCTGAGGCTTTGGTTTAAAAAAGTTCAGTTTTATACAAAACCGCAAAAGCCTCAGAACGAAGTGACAAGAAATAAATAA